The following coding sequences lie in one Rutidosis leptorrhynchoides isolate AG116_Rl617_1_P2 chromosome 6, CSIRO_AGI_Rlap_v1, whole genome shotgun sequence genomic window:
- the LOC139854395 gene encoding uncharacterized protein, with protein sequence MSEEEVDNKINQTITNLLPNIIAQAIDAMRNQGGETFKHEDEDEYVEKKAVTGDAIHVWLGRFQKQRPLSFNTASTPVEAENWITHIEKIYRVLGCEERFWVPLAVYKLEGDAQRWWIALRQAKGGIDFEDSLDWVDFKELFFRQYFSEAEKEAVIREYAKIKQGNDESINDFTKRFLRLVGLIGAAAGSSEDQARKYKWAVHGRYRSKMINLKCFDVAEAADYARNLEMERAEYLATKNEDGKNNRVKIAQPLRSVPAPTTKQGQQSGNQGYRSNNWNNRGNQQRIDNGPNNNNRGQLQVYRPRGQQRGNGSGGVNANAPCGTCGKNHPGRVCYRSAGSCFSCGEVGHLAKDCKNPRPGFVLKVPPPAPGGRVFAMTAAQAADATGTITGHVFVHHRALFVLFDSGSTHSIVSVKSSKYLKVSPTWLSTPFMISTPMGSVETIDRLYQNCRLEFNDCMFPANLFPMTMHDFDIILGMDWLSRHHANIDCYSKRILFGNHSIPDCVFNGDLPVKSIKVISALKAQKLITHGCVGYLASIQNLSIESPSLENIDVVREFPDVFPDELQGLPPVREVEFSNDLIPGSQPISKAPYRMAPLELQELKEQLQELIDCGFIRPSVSPWGAPSKEEHENHLRVVLETLRSKKLFAKFSKCEFWLQRVAFLGHVVSAEGFSTIALPLTKLLRKGEKFVWTEERQKSFDELKKRLVSAPILALPSGSGGFQIYSDASKHGLGCILMQHGKSLKYIFTQKEINMRQRRWLELLKDYDTNIQYHPGKANVVADALSRKSFGSISCLVTHIREFERLDMGLSKRGASGMLANLKFESDLITRIKGAQLNDGDLWTVFQNLEEGKVKEFREDDDGVIWCGNRLCVPNDDAIREALLSEAHSSPFSIHPGSTKMYQDLKQHFWWSGMKKDVARYVGKCLTCQQVKIEHQRASGLLQPLDIPVWKWDDISMDFVCGLPKTVKRHDAIWVVIDRLTKSAHFLPIRMDYSVSKLSELFQQEIVRLHGVPSSIVSDRDPRFTSRFWKGLQKAWGTQLKLSTAFHPQTDGQSERTIQILEDMLRACALDWKGNCDEFLCLVEFAYNNS encoded by the exons ATGTCCGAGGAGGAGGTAGATAACAAGATTAACCAAACTATCACGAATTTGTTACCCAACATTATAGCTCAAGCTATTGATGCTATGCGTAATCAAGGTGGCGAGACTTTTAAGCATGAAGACGAGGATGAGTATGTGGAGAAGAAAGCTGTAACGGGGGATGCTATTCATGTTTGGTTAGGGCGTTTTCAAAAACAACGTCCTTTGTCATTCAACACTGCTAGTACCCCCGTGGAAGCTGAGAATTGGATCACTCACATTGAAAAGATATACCGAGTGCTTGGTTGTGAAGAGAGGTTTTGGGTGCCATTAGCTGTTTATAAACTAGAGGGGGATGCTCAGCGCTGGTGGATCGCTTTGAGACAAGCGAAAGGGGGTATCGATTTTGAGGATTCATTAGATTGGGTTGATTTCAAAGAGTTGTTTTTCCGTCAGTACTTTTCTGAGGCGGAGAAAGAAGCTGTGATTCGGGAGTATGCGAAAATTAAGCAAGGGAATGATGAGTCTATTAATGATTTCACTAAGAGGTTTTTGAGGCTTGTGGGTTTGATTGGTGCTGCTGCTGGGTCTTCTGAGGACCAAGCCCGTAAGTATAAATGGGCTGTTCATGGGCGTTACCGCTCTAAAATGATTAATCTGAAATGTTTTGATGTCGCTGAGGCAGCCGATTATGCTCGGAATTTGGAGATGGAGCGAGCTGAGTATTTGGCTACTAAAAATGAGGATGGTAAAAACAATAGGGTTAAGATTGCACAACCACTACGATCTGTGCCTGCACCGACTACCAAACAGGGTCAACAATCTGGGAACCAAGGGTATCGTAGTAATAATTGGAATAATAGAGGAAATCAGCAAAGGATTGACAACGGGCCAAATAATAATAACCGTGGTCAATTACAAGTATACCGTCCTCGAGGGCAGCAAAGGGGTAATGGAAGTGGTGGTGTTAATGCCAACGCACCGTGTGGGACTTGTGGAAAGAATCATCCGGGAAGAGTTTGTTATCGTAGTGCGGGTTCATGTTTTTCTTGTGGAGAGGTTGGTCACTTAGCTAAGGATTGCAAGAATCCTAGACCTGGGTTTGTTCTGAAGGTTCCTCCGCCAGCTCCTGGTGGACGCGTCTTTGCCATGACTGCTGCTCAGGCTGCTGACGCTACAG GTACTATTACTGGTCATGTATTTGTACACCATCGCGCCCTCTTCGTTCTGTTTGATTCTGGCTCTACGCACTCGATTGTGTCTGTTAAGAGCTCGAAATATTTGAAAGTTTCTCCAACTTGGTTGTCTACTCCATTTATGATCTCTACCCCAATGGGTAGTGTTGAAACTATAGATCGCCTGTATCAAAACTGCCGTTTGGAATTCAATGATTGCATGTTTCCTGCAAATCTCTTTCCTATGACCATGCATGACTTTGACATTATTCTTGGCATGGATTGGTTATCTCGCCATCATGCGAATATCGATTGTTATTCTAAGAGGATTTTGTTTGGAAATCATTCTATACCCGATTGTGTCTTTAATGGCGATCTTCCTGTAAAGTCTATCAAGGTTATCTCAGCGCTTAAGGCGCAAAAGCTCATTACACATGGTTGTGTTGGTTATTTAGCTTCGATTCAGAATTTGTCTATCGAGAGTCCTTCCCTTGAAAATATCGATGTTGTTCgagagtttcccgatgtatttcctgacgaattacAGGGTTTACCTCCAGTTCGTGAAGTTGAATTTTCGAATGATTTGATTCCGGGTTCCCAACCGATATCAAAAGCTCCTTATCGTATGGCACCACTCGAGTTGCAAGAACTCAAGGAGCAATTGCAAGAGTTGATAGATTGTGGTTTTATTCGGCCAAGTGTGTCACCTTGGGGTGCGCca AGTAAAGAAGAACATGAGAATCATCTTCGTGTTGTACTTGAAACCCTCCGAAGTAAGAAATTGTTTgcgaagttctctaaatgtgaattctgGTTGCAAAGAGTTgcctttctgggtcatgttgtatcGGCTGAGG GTTTTTCGACGATTGCTTTGCCGCTTACCAAGTTATTGAGGAAAGGGGAAAAATTTGTGTGGACCGAGGAACGACAAAAGAGTTTCGATGAGTTAAAGAAAAGACTTGTATCAGCTCCTATTCTTGCATTGCCATCAGGGAGTGGGGGTTTTCAAATCTATAGTGATGCTTCTAAGCATGGTTTGGGTTGCATTTTGATGCAGCATggtaag agtctcaaaTACATATTCACGCAAAAAGagataaatatgagacaacgaaggtggctcgagttattgaaggaTTATGATACAAACATTCAATACCATCCtggaaaagcgaatgtggtagccgacgcattgAGTAGAAAGTCATTTGGTAGTATCTCATGTTTGGTTACTCACATTCGAGAATTCGAAAGACTTGATATGGGATTGAGTAAAAGAGGAGCATCGGGGATGTTGGCAAATCTAAAATTCGAGTCTGATTTAATTACTAGAATAAAAGGGGCTCAATTGAATGATGGTGATTTGTGGACAGTGTTTCAAAATTTGGAAGAGGGTAAAGTGAAAGAGTTCAGAGAAGATGATGATGGGGTTATTTGGTGTGGGAATCGATTATGTGTTCCTAATGATGATGCTATTCGTGAGGCTCTGTTGTCTGAGGCTCACAGCTCACCTTTTTCTATACATCCTGGTTCAACCAAAATGTATCAGGATTTAAAGCAGCACTTTTGGTGGAGTGGCATGAAGAAAGACGTTGCTAGATATGTTGGGAAGTGCCTTACTTGTCAACAAGTAAAGATCGAGCACCAACGTGCTAGTGGTTTGTTGCAGCCGTTGGACATTCCCGTGTGGAAGTGGGATGATATCTCAATGGATTTCGTATGTGGTTTACCGAAGACTGTGAAAAGGCACGATGCTATTTGGGTGGTGATTGATAGATTAACCAAAtcggcacatttcttgcctattcgTATGGATTATTCGGTAAGTAAGCTATCCGAGCTTTTTCAACAAGAAATTGTGAGATTACACGGGGTCCCTTCTTCCATCGTATCCGATCGTGACCCtcgatttacatctagattttggaaGGGGCTACAGAAAGCTTGGGGTACGCAATTGAAGCTTAGTACTGcttttcatccacaaactgatggacagtctGAGCGTACGATACAGattttggaagatatgcttcgagcGTGTGCCCTAGATTGGAAGGGAAATTGTGATGAGTTCCTATGTTTGGTGGAGTTTGCCTATAATAATAGTTAG